A window of Picosynechococcus sp. PCC 7003 genomic DNA:
GGGAAACCGTAGAGCTAGAAAGCGAATTAAACCCAGAGACCATCACCAAACTCCGCCAGAAGATAAGTAGCAAAGTCTAGACTTTTTGAGTTTATGGCTTACAAAAATAGATTGGCGATCGCCCAGGAAAACAGAGTCGTGTGCCCTGAGTTCATCCTAACCCCGATTTTCCTGCCGAGCTAAAGCCTGTTCAATGAAATTTGGATCAGGCAGATAGAAACAATGCCTCCAGTTCCTCAACGCCTTGCAGGAACTTCTCTCTTCGAGCCGACAGACACACTGATTCTGGCATTTGACTACGCGGCATCAAAAAGTTGGCCACTTCATCCACTGCTCGACAGAACCGATCAGCAGATTCAAAGTCACCAAAGCCCAGAATCGGATAGTATCGGTGCTTGACAGGTCTATGGCTTTGCTCGATGGGGTTAGCAGTACATGGAGAGTGATTAAAAACGGGGGAATTAAGCAGCCATAGGTATTTCAGCATCCTCATCTGAATTTGAATACCATTGATGAACGATATTCTTCCATTCTTGATTGAGTACCTTTGTCCTGACTTGAATCAATAAATGAGCCCCTTTTGGAGTCCAACGCATCTGTTGTTTTTTTTCCATGCGTTTGGCAATGACTTGATTGACCGCTGATTCAACAAATCCCGTTGAGATACGCTCTCCACAACGGTAACGCTCACCATAGTTGGGAATGTACCCTCCATTATTTTGAATATAAATCCGAAATTCGGTAATCGCCTTCCGCATCTTACTGAGTTTTGGATAATCAATTTCTAAGTCTTCCGCATCCCACTCAATTGACTCTATTTTCTGCAACGCTCTGAAGACATTGCCATGCCAGAAATACCATTTTAGGCTCTTGAGCCTCTCTGCCATTGATGTCGCTTGGTCAGGGTCGTAATGTTTCACACCTTTGATGTAGTGGCTAAGCAGCGTAATCCGCATTGTGACGTGAAACCAATCCAGCAGATATTCCGCTTGGGGATTGAGAAACATTTGTAGATCGCGCACAGTGTCACCTCCGTCAGAAAAGAATGTGACCTGCTGATTCATTTGCATTCCCTGGGATTTAAGCAGTTCGAATAATCGCCGCTTGGATTTGGTGTCATAGGTTTGGACAAAGCCAAAACTCTTTGAAGCCCCTTGCTCTGGGATGCTTTTTTCCAACAATCACCTCAAAAGACTTTTGTTGCTCACTGTTTTTCGGACGATAGGCATGGATATAAGCCCCATCAATTCCGACATTGAGTGGCAGATCTGGACGCGGTAATTCCTCCCATTCCATAGGACACCCCTCCACATAAATGTACTGTTCCTCGTCCAATTCATCATCGAGCCTTTGACCCATCTGGTGGAGCTTGTAACGCACACTGGAGGCATTGAGTGTTCCATCTAATGGCAGCACTTCATTCAGCAGCTGAACACTCAGACCATAGGAGACCAATGACGCAAATTTCGTTTGAAGATAAAGATATTCAGGTGATTGTCGCTCAGTCAGCAGCAAAGCTAAAGGGCTGATACTTTTTTGCTGATGGGTTTGGCAAGAGCAATGAAACAATCGTGGACTCGTTAACTCCAGCTTGCCAAAAACGGACCGATAAACCAGCTTATGCTTTCCTTTACATTTACGCGGTAGACCGCAGTCTGGACAAGGCGTTTGCTGCTCCATATATTGACTCACTTGTGACGAGACAATTTCTTGTTGAATCCCTTGCAGAATCTGTTTTGATTCCTCCAAAGTCAATCCTAGGTTGGCGAGAGTCAATTGACCTCGCTCGAATTGAGCTACATCTTTGGAGACTTGTAGGGTTCCATTATCGGATTCAATCTTGATGCTGATTTTGATATTCATGTGTCTATGAAAATAATCTCCTCTCGAAAAGCTGGATCTTCGCTCAAGGGACTCTGCTGCAAGCGTTGATTGAGTTTTCGGAGATCAAGTCTGTCCAATAGCAGCCAATAACTCAGTTGTCGAAGTTCACCTCGACGTTGCGTAATCTCATCATTCACAAGGATTTTAGCCATTCGATAGGCTACCGACGCTTCAGAGAACTCCTGCCTGAGTTCCTGAAAGGCCCAAGCCCCGCCACAATCTTCAATCGGGCCATTCCGTTTGCCTTCGATACAAACTGGATAAGTCTGCTCAGCCTCGAATTCAGTAATCTTTTCAACCCGCAGTTGCACCTGCCAATTATCAAAGAAATTGTATTCATAGAGAAATTTTTCTCGGACTCGTAAGCCTAGATCTAACAGCGTTACAGTATTGGCGTCATCACTAAACCACTCACCCCCAATGTGATGAATACCGTAGGGCTTAGCATGGATGACAAAGCGATGTAAATACTCATCAGTCCAGCCAAAGGCGATCTGAAGAATGTAATGCAGCTGAGCAATGGTCGTATCTGCAGTGACCAGAAAACGACGCCAAATCATGGGGCTAATTCCCGAAATGACGGCTTTTAACTGAATAATACTTGGGGCTGAGCTGCCATTCATTTCATGAGCTGTCTCGACTAATAGTCTCAGAAAGTAAAGTTTGCGAGACTCCCTAAAACTAAGTCTCAATTCATGTTTTATTATGCAATTATCAAAGGGTCTTAGATATTACGAAACATTGAGGTAAGTCGTCATGGCGATGGTCAGCTATGCAAGAGTCAGTTCTGTGGGACAGAGTCTTGATGTGCAACTCGATAAACTCCGGCATTGCGACAAAATCTTCAAGGAAAAGCGGAGTGGAGTGTCGAATACAAGACCCCGACTCAAGGCTTGTATTGAATACGTCCGAGACGGTGACACGCTTGTTGTTACTCGATTAGATCGATTGGCACGTTCGACACTCCACCTCTGTCAGCTGGCCAAGAAACTGGAAAAGAAGGGTGTGAACCTCCAGGTGCTTGACCAGAACATTGATACTGGAGATGCAACGGGACGACTTTTATTTAATATGCTGGGGGCGATTGCACAGTTTGAAACTGAAATCCGAGCTGAACGACAAATAGATGGAATCCAGAAGGCAAAAGCTCGCGGTGTTCAGTTTGGTCGCAAAAAGCAGCTTACAGAGACTCAATGTAAAGAGTTAAGGCGCAAGCGACAAGGGGGTGAACTCATCAAAACTTTGATGGCAGAATATCATCTCTCAAAAGCCAGTGTGTATCGATATCTCAACCAAGAGTCAGATGTTTAATGGCTCTTGGAATCCTTGCCTCATATAGTTTCCCCCAGTTTTAATCACTCTCCCGTATAAGGAGAGTGATTAAAAACGGGGGAATTAAGCAGCCATAGGTATTTCAGCATCCTCATCTGAATTTGAATACCATTGATGAACGATATTCTTCCATTCTTGATTGAGTACCTTTGTCCTGACTTGAATCAATAAATGAGCCCCTTTTGGAGTCCAACGCATCTGTTGTTTTTTTTCCATGCGTTTGGCAATGACTTGATTGACCGCTGATTCAACAAATCCCGTTGAGATACGCTCTCCACAACGGTAACGCTCACCATAGTTGGGAATGTACCCTCCATTATTTTGAATATAAATCCGAAATTCGGTAATCGCCTTCCGCATCTTACTGAGTTTTGGATAATCAATTTCTAAGTCTTCCGCATCCCACTCAATTGACTCTATTTTCTGCAACGCTCTGAAGACATTGCCATGCCAGAAATACCATTTTAGGCTCTTGAGCCTCTCTGCCATTGATGTCGCTTGGTCAGGGTCGTAATGTTTCACACCTTTGATGTAGTGGCTAAGCAGCGTAATCCGCATTGTGACGTGAAACCAATCCAGCAGATATTCCGCTTGGGGATTGAGAAACATTTGTAGATCGCGCACAGTGTCACCTCCGTCAGAAAAGAATGTGACCTGCTGATTCATTTGCATTCCCTGGGATTTAAGCAGTTCGAATAATCGCCGCTTGGATTTGGTGTCATAGGTTTGGACAAAGCCAAAACTCTTTGAAGCCCCTTGCTCTGGGATGCTTTTTCCAACAATCACCTCAAAAGACTTTTGTTGCTCACTGTTTTTCGGACGATAGGCATGGATATAAGCCCCATCAATTCCGACATTGAGTGGCAGATCTGGACGCGGTAATTCCTCCCATTCCATAGGACACCCCTCCACATAAATGTACTGTTCCTCGTCCAATTCATCATCGAGCCTTTGACCCATCTGGTGGAGCTTGTAACGCACACTGGAGGCATTGAGTGTTCCATCTAATGGCAGCACTTCATTCAGCAGCTGAACACTCAGACCATAGGAGACCAATGACGCAAATTTCGTTTGAAGATAAAGATATTCAGGTGATTGTCGCTCAGTCAGCAGCAAAGCTAAAGGGCTGATACTTTTTTGCTGATGGGTTTGGCAAGAGCAATGAAACAATCGTGGACTCGTTAACTCCAGCTTGCCAAAAACGGACCGATAAACCAGCTTATGCTTTCCTTTACATTTACGCGGTAGACCGCAGTCTGGACAAGGCGTTTGCTGCTCCATATATTGACTCACTTGTGACGAGACAATTTCTTGTTGAATCCCTTGCAGAATCTGTTTTGATTCCTCCAAAGTCAATCCTAGGTTGGCGAGAGTCAATTGACCTCGCTCGAATTGAGCTACATCTTTGGAGACTTGTAGGGTTCCATTATCGGATTCAATCTTGATGCTGATTTTGATATTCATGTGTCTATGAAAATAATCTCCTCTCGAAAAGCTGGATCTTCGCTCAAGGGACTCTGCTGCAAGCGTTGATTGAGTTTTCGGAGATCAAGTCTGTCCAATAGCAGCCAATAACTCAGTTGTCGAAGTTCACCTCGACGTTGCGTAATCTCATCATTCACAAGGATTTTAGCCATTCGATAGGCTACCGACGCTTCAGAGAACTCCTGCCTGAGTTCCTGAAAGGCCCAAGCCCCGCCACAATCTTCAATCGGGCCATTCCGTTTGCCTTCGATACAAACTGGATAAGTCTGCTCAGCCTCGAATTCAGTAATCTTTTCAACCCGCAGTTGCACCTGCCAATTATCAAAGAAATTGTATTCATAGAGAAATTTTTCTCGGACTCGTAAGCCTAGATCTAACAGCGTTACAGTATTGGCGTCATCACTAAACCACTCACCCCCAATGTGATGAATACCGTAGGGCTTAGCATGGATGACAAAGCGATGTAAATACTCATCAGTCCAGCCAAAGGCGATCTGAAGAATGTAATGCAGCTGAGCAATGGTCGTATCTGCAGTGACCAGAAAACGACGCCAAATCATGGGGCTAATTCCCGAAATGACGGCTTTTAACTGAATAATACTTGGGGCTGAGCTGCCATTCATTTCATGAGCTGTCTCGACTAATAGTCTCAGAAAGTAAAGTTTGCGAGACTCCCTAAAACTAAGTCTCAATTCATGTTTTATTATGCAATTATCAAAGGGTCTTAGATATTACGAAACATTGAGGTAAGTCGTCATGGCGATGGTCAGCTATGCAAGAGTCAGTTCTGTGGGACAGAGTCTTGATGTGCAACTCGATAAACTCCGGCATTGCGACAAAATCTTCAAGGAAAAGCGGAGTGGAGTGTCGAATACAAGACCCCGACTCAAGGCTTGTATTGAATACGTCCGAGACGGTGACACGCTTGTTGTTACTCGATTAGATCGATTGGCACGTTCGACACTCCACCTCTGTCAGCTGGCCAAGAAACTGGAAAAGAAGGGTGTGAACCTCCAGGTGCTTGACCAGAACATTGATACTGGAGATGCAACGGGACGACTTTTATTTAATATGCTGGGGGCGATTGCACAGTTTGAAACTGAAATCCGAGCTGAACGACAAATGGATGGAATCCAGAAGGCAAAAGCTCGCGGTGTTCAGTTTGGTCGCAAAAAGCAGCTTACAGAGACTCAATGTAAAGAGTTAAGGCGCAAGCGACAAGGGGGTGAACTCATCAAAACTTTGATGGCAGAATATCATCTCTCAAAAGCCAGTGTGTATCGATATCTCAACCAAGAGTCAGATGTTTAATGGCTCTTGGAATCCTTGCCTCATATAGTTTCCCCCAGTTTTAATCACTCTCCAGTACATGGATTAGAGGGCGCATTTGAACAGAAAGTATCGGTTATAGAAAAAATATCGTCTGAAAGCCTTACATAGAAGGTGTTTTGAGGATCGACCTTTTTAGGCCATTTTAACGAAAGAATAGGGGTTCTAGGGGTTACGTCATAAAAGGGAACATATTGCACGCTAAGAAGGTGTGACTAATGCCCTATAGTCTGAAATTCTTTCGAGTTGCCGAATGAGTAGGCGATCGCCTCACAGGAGTAGTTTAGATAATTTTTTTATTCAATCTGAGTCGCTAAAGTGTTTTATTTGGTAAGTTCTGAGAATTGGGTTTAAAAAGCTTTTGTGAATTACCCATAACGTTATGGGTAACTTTCCCTAGATGATGTGTGCTGGGAGAGAGCCACGGCATTCATATCATTATGAGCTTTGACAGAAACTTTAATTCAGGCAATTTGATTTATGGGCACTATTTACAAGCATTCATCACCTTTTCTTCAGGCAGCTCAGACTCTCTTAAAAGCGGGAAAAGCGAAGGCGATCGCCCCAACGCGACAAACAGCTAAACGCCTGAAACAACAGAGGAAATATTCCCTGGCAACGTTGGCAAAGGAATTGCTGATGGCCCATGGGCTACGGACGCTCAATCCCATCGAACAGTATCGTCATCTCAAACAGGCGATCGCCACAACCTTAAACCCGACCGATTTAGAGGGCACAGTGCAAACCTGGCGGAGTG
This region includes:
- a CDS encoding recombinase family protein, which codes for MAMVSYARVSSVGQSLDVQLDKLRHCDKIFKEKRSGVSNTRPRLKACIEYVRDGDTLVVTRLDRLARSTLHLCQLAKKLEKKGVNLQVLDQNIDTGDATGRLLFNMLGAIAQFETEIRAERQMDGIQKAKARGVQFGRKKQLTETQCKELRRKRQGGELIKTLMAEYHLSKASVYRYLNQESDV
- a CDS encoding ISKra4 family transposase is translated as MNIKISIKIESDNGTLQVSKDVAQFERGQLTLANLGLTLEESKQILQGIQQEIVSSQVSQYMEQQTPCPDCGLPRKCKGKHKLVYRSVFGKLELTSPRLFHCSCQTHQQKSISPLALLLTERQSPEYLYLQTKFASLVSYGLSVQLLNEVLPLDGTLNASSVRYKLHQMGQRLDDELDEEQYIYVEGCPMEWEELPRPDLPLNVGIDGAYIHAYRPKNSEQQKSFEVIVGKSIPEQGASKSFGFVQTYDTKSKRRLFELLKSQGMQMNQQVTFFSDGGDTVRDLQMFLNPQAEYLLDWFHVTMRITLLSHYIKGVKHYDPDQATSMAERLKSLKWYFWHGNVFRALQKIESIEWDAEDLEIDYPKLSKMRKAITEFRIYIQNNGGYIPNYGERYRCGERISTGFVESAVNQVIAKRMEKKQQMRWTPKGAHLLIQVRTKVLNQEWKNIVHQWYSNSDEDAEIPMAA
- a CDS encoding recombinase family protein; its protein translation is MAMVSYARVSSVGQSLDVQLDKLRHCDKIFKEKRSGVSNTRPRLKACIEYVRDGDTLVVTRLDRLARSTLHLCQLAKKLEKKGVNLQVLDQNIDTGDATGRLLFNMLGAIAQFETEIRAERQIDGIQKAKARGVQFGRKKQLTETQCKELRRKRQGGELIKTLMAEYHLSKASVYRYLNQESDV
- a CDS encoding plasmid pRiA4b ORF-3 family protein, with translation MNGSSAPSIIQLKAVISGISPMIWRRFLVTADTTIAQLHYILQIAFGWTDEYLHRFVIHAKPYGIHHIGGEWFSDDANTVTLLDLGLRVREKFLYEYNFFDNWQVQLRVEKITEFEAEQTYPVCIEGKRNGPIEDCGGAWAFQELRQEFSEASVAYRMAKILVNDEITQRRGELRQLSYWLLLDRLDLRKLNQRLQQSPLSEDPAFREEIIFIDT